ATTGACAGCCACAGCAGCCTGGTCCTAAATGTCTCCTGCACTTTAAAACTGGTTGTTCCACCTTTGGCAGCAACAACTGCCATCAAGTGTTTGAAACTATGGAAACTCTGGCCAACTCCTCTTAGCGGAATAGTTTTAATTTAGCCACATTGGAGAAGCTTGTTAAATCTCAGTGGGATTAAAGTTGCCCACCATACATTTCCATCTAACCTGGCTTCCATGTCGAGGGTGAGTTTCTCCTGTGTTCTTTCCCAGGTGGGGATCCATGTGAGCTGTGAAGACCTGTTCTCTGATCGCCACTGGAGGGTTTGCCATTCCTACGCCACCTTTGTGACCCAACGAACCAATACTGGACAAAAAGTATGTGTGGGTCAGAACTGCATTTTGAGTCTATTTGCCTTAAGATAAAGGATTAAACTTAGCTACTGTGCTAATGTGTACTGTCCTAATATAAAATTTGTTAATTCAAAGTGTTAGTTTGGACATTTGCTGTAATAAATGGGACAGGACCACATAATAGGGAAGGAATTAAACAATCAAGCTTTTGAAAAATCATaatagcaaaatatttaaatgaaccctcctattatgttgcgggtcaaattgacccgtttcaaagtttaaaaattttttaaaaatagaagtattttttctgcatgaaactATTTCTATTTGCCTTAATAGGTGCACTCtatgtataaaatgaaaatggttcattttacacatttgcagccgACCTGGGTCTATTTGTTACATCgatactgttcgggtcaatttgacccggcagtCAAGTTGAAGggtaaaaaggttaaaaaacgtccaattctatttgtttctttgcacCTATGAGACATAttttaccacacacacacacacacacacacacacacacacacacacacacacacacacacacactctctctctttcactattctctttacttcactaGGAAGCTGCCAGAGAGCAGAAagtgttcatacaacttttgacagGAACCTTTTCGGTTCCCCTGgacaaactccacccacactgagtgacactcagtagaagtggagaaaacataaatactctttATAAGGGAGTCCTAAACACACTGAAGGTACATGTGATGTCGTCACTGTCAGAGATCAGGAAATGAGCCgcagggaaataaaaagatgaaaacccTGGAAGCTCTGGAACGTCTTGTTGATCATCCAGGACCGACTAGGAGGCAGAAACTCACATTACAGACATCAAGTCAGTCTTTGAGCCACTCAGGCCTGGTGCAAGACAGGAAATCATTGTTGAAATGACAAATCTAAAAGGAAGGAGAGTTTTTGGAGAGAACTGGAAGAACCAGAtgcatttacatgcatatttgaaGGTCCTCATTCTGACCAGAGTTTMYAAGTCAAAGGATGAATCAACAGCCAGTCTAAGGGATGCAGAGACAGGCAGGGTAATATTTCGGGCCATAATGTTTCTGGAGACTTCTCTCCAGAGTAATCTGATTTGACAATCGATGGACAAGACAAACTAGCAGCTAATAGAACAGTGTGGGACATGTGGGTTGTAACTTCCCCTGTTCTATAATCCAGGCCCTCATGTCACAGTGGATGAAAGGCTTGTGGCTTTCATAAAGTTCACCCCTGGCATTCAGAGGTCGCTGCTCATTTAGGCAGTATATGCCTTCCACACCAGctaaatatggcataaaaatctGGGCAGCATGTGATGAAAAACCCAGTTATGTTTTGAACATGCAGGTTTAAACTGGACATCCAGCAGCAGGATCATCTTCTGGACTCATTTGTCTGGATTTTAATcagtgggtcaatttgacccagaGCAGAAAagtgtctcaagttcaattataaagatcaccctttcaaaaaaaaatcttttttttttattttattttttttttttacaaaaaatcactttcaagGATAGTTAATGTCATtttgtgtttaggttttttcagtgggcataaaaaatttaaaatcacatggttagtattggagttaataatcagatacaaaaaagttttggaggaattttttggtttctgacccTATAGCAAGACTAAACtctccccgggtcaaattgacccacgaacattattgctgaacctcagaaacaaacataataggagggttaatgAAAAGATGTGAAGCGTGTTCATAGGTATAACTATGAATAAAAGACGAGTGATCAAATCTTCCAAAATGTCATAAAGGGATATTTGAGCTCAAATTTGAAACAATTCTCCAAAACTGAATGTTTATTAAACACCAATGTTGAAAGTATGTTGCTTTGCTGTGAATGCAGTTTGTTGGACTTGAtttatgattttcatttttaacttaaattgtTTTACTAATGTTGGACACTTTCTTCATGTTATACTGTAGGTACAAGAACAGAACAGTGATCCTCTTGATAAATTGATGAAAacttgtttgaaatatttctagACAGTCTCCCATAATTCTGAGGAAAGTTGGTTTTAAAACTGGACATCACTGCAGATGAGTGATGTTTTGGTGCTGCTGTGTATTAGTGAGGATGTTAAAAGTCTAGGATATTCTTCACAGGTGAAGTTGAGGCCAGTTGCTCCTCAGACGCAGAGGGAGCATGTGGAATACAGCGTGGCAGCTGAGCGAAGACGGGTTCGGATGCTGCACAGCGACATCGTCAAAGAACTCCTGTCCAGTGGCTCTGTGGAGCAGGGTGGGTGTGATGCACAGCGCCGTCGGTCCAGAAGTTTAGACGTGTTGTTTGAGCGTGTCTTTCTGTACCAGCTGACAGCTCTGCAGTGTGTAGCGGGATGGCAGCAGAGAAGACCAGGGTGGAGAGTGTTGAACTGGTTCTGCCTCCACATGCAAACCACCAGGTTATTCATGTACTTTTATTTCTCCAGCTGTAAAGCGAAGAATGATCAATGGCAGCGTTCTTCCAGGGAACATTTATCATGTGAAAGTAGAAACATCATTGACTGTAATTCATCTGTATTCAGGTGAATACATTTGGAGGACAGATCATGGCCTGGATGGTGAATGTGGCAACAATTGCTGCCAGGTAACTCCTTACTTTGAATCGTtgctttttttcatgtttgtatttataGGAATTTGCATTTTCAATTGATGGAAATCAAACTATTGCTAGATGCATGGAGACAGCTGGTGTAGAGAAACTACAAATGATCAACATGGTCAACAACCCACATTACATACACTCAGAAAATGAGGATGTAACACAAGGCCAGTAAAATGCTGGCACTGTTCAAGTCCAAGGCTGAACTGCTGAGCTGGCAGTGGACTAGCAACAGTCAGCGATAATGTCGACATGGAAGTGAAGCCACAAAAGGTCACTGTTAGAGGAGCTTATGCATGCAGGCATGTTCATGAAAAgttttgtggaagaaaaatgtagaaaaagctTCACAAATTACGGTTTTAGAAAGCATGGAATTTCCTTTAGTTATTTTCAAATTGGtatggggaaaataaaataaaaaatggaacaaGCCACATTTCTGTCCTGTTTGCACATTTAATATCTAAAGAAATTCTTGATGTATAAAATCTGTAAACCTGAAGCAGCAGCTCATATGGCAGATATTcataaagaaaatgtcagaaagtaCACTCTAATTCCATAGTTAGTTAGAAAATAATGTTCTTATAGATCATTGTTCAGGCCTGAAACCTTTCATAAATTGTGTGTTTAGATTTCTAACAACTAATCAGGATCTGAATCTTCTGCTAAAAATACAACTTAAgcttatttttacaaaagaacatttgaaaataaaataaaaaaaacttcatgaaTGTTTCTAGAAAACCAGTTTTGCCTACTTTTAGGacagtttttgtctttaaactaatgtttggaaaaaatgacaaaataatgaaaacatgaaataaactgGCAACTAACAGCATTTTAAAGCAATTGTTATTTGGGGATTAAATAATTCCTCTTAGCTTGAATATGATCAGTATATTTTTCTCTCCAACAGAGTTTGGTTTGCTCTTGTTCTAATGTGACTGTTTCTGTTACTCTTCCTGTGCTGACCCAGCCGCCTGTGCCAGGCTCATCCAACTCTTCGGGCCATTGACATGTTCACTTTCAGAGGACCCTCCCAGGTTGGAGACAGACTCCTGCTGAGGGCTATCGTCAACAACGCCTTCAAAAACAGGTATCCAGGGCTTCTGCTTCGACACAATGTCAGCTCAGATGATGTGAACCTTGTGTTTGGAAAGCGTGAGGGCTGAGAACTCTCTCAAAGTACCTCATCTATTAGACACTTGTTGGCTAATAGACGAGACAATTCCTTGCAGTTTGGAGGTGGGGGTACGTGCAGAAGCCTACCAGGAGGAGGGGCCTAACCGCCACATAAACTCCGCCTTCATGACCTTTGAGGTTCTTGATGACAGTGGGAAGCCATGTACTCTTCCACGGATACGACCAGAACCCCTGGTGAGTTAGCTATACAGGACCTTAACCTCataaagcaacaattattcaTTGGAAAACTATGTTGACACTGAATGGTCATCAatttcaatgtcaaatttatttctaaagccCATTTAAGAActacaaagtgcttcacaaaggGTAAAAgtaacaacattaaaaacaataataaaatcaaaaaatagGATAAACTTAACAGGACAGTGCTAGCAAACAGATCTGATTGACCTCAAACTGAAATCAAAGAAATGAGTTTGCaggagagatttaaaaaaaaaaactgtacagaCTTTGCAGCACAAATATGAAGGAGCTGGTTCCAGAGTCGTGTTTCTGCAATGGCAAAGCCTCGATCTCTACTGGGTTTTAATCTGGTCATCAGCTGCACTAGGAGTACCTCAGAGACTTTTTGGATTGGAAAAGTTAAGGACAACAGTTAGATCATTAGATGCCAAACTTTTACGAGTAAGTAACACTAACATCAATACAAAAATGAACAGGCAGCCAATGTAAATCCTTTAAACTGGAGTGAGGAGGTCATGCCTTCTGGTACCTGTTAAAAGTCGAGCAGCAGCGTTTTGGACTAACTGCAAGTGATGAActgatgattgattgattgattgatataaatataaagGATTGCAGTAATCTAATCTGCAGGTAATAAATGCAAGAACAATAGTTGTCAGCCTTTTAGGAAGAATGTAGGGTTTGGCAATTTGGTATCACTGATAAAACCAAGTCGACATTTGTTTCTCAAGTTCAACAGAACTGTCTAAAAACACTGAGATTCCTGCCAGTCGGGGAGCGATGGATAGTAGGAGACCAAGGAATTGACTTTGTCTAGGAAGAGGTTGCTCACCAAGCACAATCATTTCAGTGTTGTTTTCATTCAGGTCCAGACAGTTTACAGTTAACCATTTTGACATCATGCAGACAGTTTAATAGAGGCTGCAGAGACATTGGAGTTAAAAGGGAAATGTATTTGAATATCATGAGCAAAGCaatgtaaagaaatgttctATGTCCTAAAAATAGGAGCCATTATCAGAAtatcacaaagaaaacaaaatatgacacTTGAAGTACAAGTGTGATATTGAGACATTCTGGTGTGCACACATCATTGCACCAGCAAtaatttgctgctgttgcaaaACATTATATGAGCAGCACAATGATTAGAAAATTGAACAAGAAGTTTTGAGAAATGAACCAAAGCgactgagaaaaactgtgaaTCTGTTTTCCTTATATTGACTTTGGAAGTTGTGGGTGGAGTTATCAACCCTTTGAAGTTTCTATTTCAAGTTTCTAAAAGAACCCCTATTACATTTTAACCTCCAGTATGTTAACTTGTTAATTGTTAGTAATGTTAATGGCCTGCATGCACAAAGCTCAGAACTGTAAGCTGATTGTGAAATATCTAATCAATATATCACCCATCATAAACCTTTTGAAGGTCAGAACTTTGTGCTGGTCTCGCTGCACGAGCACTTAGAAGATGATGCCGTTGTAAAACACACTTGAATTATGAGTTGCTATAATCAGATTGTAGCAACGATTATCATGACAAACACAGCAGATCTTAAGCAACTGATTGTCCAGGTAACAGTTGGCCCAGTGTGTGAAAGCAGATCTTAGAATACCTCAGGTTTTTTCATTGTTTACTTACCtcctctgtgtgcgtgtgtgtgtgtgtgtgtgtgcctgtgtgcgtgtgtgtgtgtgtgtgtgtgtgcgtgtgtgtgcgtgtgtgtgtgtgtgtgtgtgtgtgtgtgtgcctgtgtgcgCGCATATATCTTTCATTTATAGGAAGGTGAGAGAAGATTCCAAGAAGCAACAGCCAGGAAAAAAATCCGCCTGGACAGGTGAAGGTTTGCTTTCCAGATGAAACATTAAAGTTCTATTTGAACATTAATGTTCCGATGATGAACTCAACATTTTTCAGCTCTGCAGTGTAACACACTTTGAACGTGTGAAATTATAATGTTACAAATGGGTTCATACTGTCTCATGtcagaacaaaatgtatttcaggAAGTACATCATCTCCCGCAAACAGAGTGAAGTTCCTCTGTCTGTCCCCTGGGACCTCAGGAACCAGGTGAGTTAAAGAGCcaagcagaaaacacaacactgaCCGCTCAGACACATTTGACACTTTTTTTACACACATCAACAATAACTGACGCTCATTTATGTAAAACACGTTTATCACAGTTCAATATGGGAGCGAATCCCAAACTGAAACTCTTGAACTGCATAGTGacacaaagacaaaagttctataaagtttatatttacactttcaatttaatttatttgcaataaatgaagaaaaataatatattcaaaaaaataattagattaaTCAAAGCATTGGGTATTGTCAGTATGTTTAAGAATGTCAGTAAGaatatgaaagagaaaaaaagaacatgcagTCATTGACAGTATCTTAGCCATTGCTTCAGGTCAGGTGTACCTTctatgaatataaaatataaaggtAACGTCAGCAAGAGCTGCAGATAATGAATACTGAggagaaggtaaaaaaaagggaaaatatgaTCTGTCTTTAATTTTCACCAGAACTCTTTCTGAAGTGTTTTGGCTCAACTAAATGttaataacaaattttactttgttctgTAATAGTAAGGAGTCACAACAGTCCATCCTTGAAGGAGAAAATGCACAGACTATTTTTTAGGATATTTCCCATTTTAGAAACATTgaggtgaaactaaaacttcTAAAAACCTGTTTAATATGGAATTTAAATGTctgagagaaatgtttttttcaaagctgCTGCTCCAAAGACAACAACTTGTGTCTTGGCTAAATTTAACTTCcgtatcatccatccatcaataagccatttttaatccagtttattcagtttattctgAAATATTACTCC
The Poecilia reticulata strain Guanapo linkage group LG17, Guppy_female_1.0+MT, whole genome shotgun sequence DNA segment above includes these coding regions:
- the LOC103479249 gene encoding acyl-coenzyme A thioesterase 11-like isoform X2, giving the protein MTSQVLEDLKEEDEEEEEDEEGCVNPTEVKMSQIVMPCHCNHRQELSVGQLLKWMDSTACLSAERHDGSLCVTASMDDIHFEHTISVGQVVNIRAKVNRAFNTSMEVGIHVSCEDLFSDRHWRVCHSYATFVTQRTNTGQKVKLRPVAPQTQREHVEYSVAAERRRVRMLHSDIVKELLSSGSVEQADSSAVCSGMAAEKTRVESVELVLPPHANHQVNTFGGQIMAWMVNVATIAASRLCQAHPTLRAIDMFTFRGPSQVGDRLLLRAIVNNAFKNSLEVGVRAEAYQEEGPNRHINSAFMTFEVLDDSGKPCTLPRIRPEPLEGERRFQEATARKKIRLDRKYIISRKQSEVPLSVPWDLRNQVYLSYNNVSALKMLAARKNWRLSTEKDKVRLYTLEQKSTLSFRVEAEVDVPAHRAFCLLAELSNRTSWDMHYKKCELILGVDDDDFIYRVVTPSVRQAAGGSPTSTNPGEGVLQDFILLASRRKPCGPGSVT